In one window of Lewinella sp. 4G2 DNA:
- a CDS encoding co-chaperone YbbN, whose protein sequence is MTDKKNANEDYLADWLANSERRVVVLAFTAAWVGSFFLFRNYLQDLKEEHGEDIGLQIIDIEKYGNIARKLGISQVPTTIILRNHEIVDMLSGTTSRNKLRASVAPYL, encoded by the coding sequence GTGACTGACAAGAAAAATGCTAATGAAGATTACCTAGCAGACTGGCTCGCCAACAGCGAGCGCCGGGTAGTGGTTTTAGCGTTCACGGCAGCCTGGGTGGGCAGCTTCTTTCTCTTCCGCAATTATTTGCAAGATCTCAAAGAAGAACACGGGGAAGATATCGGGCTTCAGATCATCGATATTGAGAAGTACGGTAACATCGCCCGTAAGCTGGGCATCTCTCAGGTTCCTACCACGATAATTCTTCGCAACCACGAGATAGTGGACATGCTTTCTGGAACCACTTCCCGGAATAAATTACGCGCGTCCGTCGCTCCCTATCTGTAG
- a CDS encoding AraC family transcriptional regulator, with translation MNSPIELHVKRDKAPAMVAEMARILKLPMEKDCQKSFLQLTPPFGQGFIMSYHASDGLDAVILDCRLSQPLHLTLHGPDAQPMHLFTISEGALNVKSEKGSFSLTPLQAAIHGDYGDGEYALVLPSETKVTVLMTMIHRKLFFEEIACGVLKLPAELLRVIKGSGETHQQFLYTDIFHLPAVDAVQEIVTNKDRGLLHSTHCSAMIYQNMYLLLNEYKRQSNFSNRRILRGAEKIKLIQAAEKIIGSNLQSPPTIPMLAKMVGINQQTLKNGFRQVYGMTINQYLTERRLTQASALIATGGMSIGEIADCVGYANGGYFSRKFKEKYGVAPSKFNELQES, from the coding sequence ATGAATTCCCCGATTGAACTGCACGTAAAGCGAGACAAAGCACCCGCGATGGTTGCTGAAATGGCACGGATCCTCAAGCTACCGATGGAGAAAGATTGCCAGAAGAGCTTCCTGCAACTGACGCCACCGTTCGGCCAGGGATTCATTATGTCTTACCACGCCAGCGATGGGCTTGACGCCGTGATTTTGGACTGCAGACTCTCGCAGCCATTGCACTTGACGCTGCATGGGCCCGACGCCCAACCGATGCACCTCTTCACTATTTCGGAGGGCGCCCTGAACGTAAAATCTGAAAAGGGAAGCTTTTCTTTAACTCCACTACAGGCAGCTATCCACGGCGACTACGGTGACGGGGAATATGCTTTGGTCCTTCCATCCGAAACTAAAGTAACGGTGCTGATGACGATGATTCACCGCAAGCTGTTTTTCGAAGAGATTGCCTGTGGCGTACTCAAATTGCCAGCGGAGTTACTTAGGGTAATAAAGGGAAGCGGAGAGACCCACCAGCAATTCCTCTACACCGATATTTTCCACTTACCCGCCGTGGATGCCGTCCAGGAAATAGTGACGAATAAGGACCGCGGACTTTTGCATAGCACGCACTGCTCGGCCATGATCTACCAAAACATGTACTTGCTCCTCAATGAGTATAAACGGCAGTCTAATTTTTCGAACCGGAGAATTTTGCGCGGCGCGGAGAAAATCAAGTTGATCCAGGCCGCAGAAAAGATTATTGGCAGCAACCTACAGAGCCCCCCCACTATTCCCATGCTGGCAAAAATGGTGGGCATCAACCAGCAGACCCTAAAGAATGGGTTCCGGCAAGTGTACGGGATGACGATCAATCAGTATTTAACGGAACGCCGCCTGACGCAGGCTAGCGCCTTGATTGCTACGGGTGGCATGAGTATTGGAGAGATTGCCGACTGCGTTGGTTACGCTAATGGAGGATACTTCTCCCGCAAGTTCAAGGAGAAATATGGCGTTGCGCCCAGTAAATTCAATGAGCTACAGGAAAGCTAA
- a CDS encoding DUF937 domain-containing protein, which yields MLDAIMGAVKGQIVSTISEKTGLDLGQAEQAIPLAQESVTEGLTSAVSGGNVDGILGMLTSAVGGGGEGLLSNNVYKGIAGSFVSKLTSSLGLDSGIASTISSLALPMIMNKLGGATQAEGDSDGIDAGSLMSTLGLDAGSLLGNAGKLLGGGGDSGGGIGGMLGGLLK from the coding sequence ATGTTAGACGCAATCATGGGCGCCGTAAAGGGCCAGATCGTAAGCACCATTTCAGAAAAGACCGGCCTCGACTTGGGTCAAGCTGAGCAGGCCATCCCCCTCGCGCAGGAATCCGTCACCGAAGGCCTCACGAGCGCCGTATCCGGCGGCAACGTGGACGGCATCCTCGGCATGCTCACTTCCGCCGTTGGCGGTGGCGGCGAAGGCTTGCTCAGCAACAACGTATATAAAGGTATCGCCGGCTCCTTCGTGAGCAAGCTGACCTCTTCCCTCGGGCTGGATTCCGGCATTGCCAGCACCATCAGTAGCCTCGCGTTGCCGATGATCATGAATAAACTGGGCGGCGCGACGCAGGCGGAAGGGGATTCCGACGGTATTGACGCTGGTTCCCTCATGAGCACCCTCGGCCTTGATGCGGGTAGTCTGCTCGGTAACGCTGGTAAGCTCCTCGGTGGAGGTGGCGACAGCGGCGGCGGTATCGGTGGGATGCTGGGTGGTTTGCTTAAATAA
- the fsa gene encoding fructose-6-phosphate aldolase, protein MKFFIDTANLNDISEAEALGILDGVTTNPSLMAREKISGEANVIEHYKKICDITSGDVSAEVISTDLDGMKREAEQLIKIADNIVIKIPMIKDGVKALAWATNQGIRTNCTLVFSAGQAILAAKAGATYVSPFIGRIDDIGWNGMQLIEDIAEVYAVQGFETEILAASIRSGKHIVEAAKAGADVVTCGLSAIESLLHHPLTDNGLAKFLADHKKAAGL, encoded by the coding sequence ATGAAGTTCTTTATTGACACGGCTAACCTTAATGACATTAGCGAAGCGGAAGCTCTCGGCATCCTCGACGGCGTGACGACCAACCCCAGTCTGATGGCCCGCGAAAAGATCAGTGGCGAAGCCAACGTGATCGAGCACTACAAGAAAATCTGTGACATTACGAGTGGAGACGTGAGCGCGGAAGTGATCAGCACCGACCTCGACGGCATGAAGCGGGAGGCCGAGCAACTGATCAAGATTGCGGACAACATCGTGATCAAGATCCCCATGATCAAGGACGGTGTGAAGGCACTCGCTTGGGCGACTAACCAGGGCATCCGGACCAACTGTACATTGGTATTCAGCGCCGGCCAGGCCATCCTCGCCGCGAAGGCGGGTGCGACTTACGTCAGCCCCTTCATCGGCCGCATCGATGATATTGGTTGGAACGGCATGCAACTGATTGAAGACATCGCCGAAGTTTACGCCGTGCAGGGCTTTGAGACGGAGATCCTCGCTGCTTCCATCCGGTCTGGCAAGCACATCGTAGAAGCCGCTAAGGCTGGTGCCGACGTGGTGACCTGTGGACTGAGCGCCATCGAGAGCCTCCTTCACCACCCACTTACCGACAACGGTTTGGCGAAATTCCTCGCCGACCACAAGAAGGCAGCCGGCCTGTAA
- a CDS encoding sigma 54-interacting transcriptional regulator, whose protein sequence is MSSSPYPVSFFTNLFSGLRLPALLVGQNSKVLTLNEAAADLFIMPSEEVVGQRWAGLDANATLKRWRTLLNGLQIGNSHAYDTELETGRDYLRPVSVTISKITDANTLITLRDLIIPELRRGERRMLERESGIGSWTYHRVDRSITASATCRALLGLPEGNLAGESIGELLQDKMATEDFLRLAEIASALLKSPGQQSAEFVVESSSQTHLLAFTCESVGNEFNVNHLFGTVRKSEVTNPKGEIGQDKFAELAAFSLQRAKDLIFWTRPDGSVRYANSAVERVLGYSPQEVSTLLVRDFAPRFTEEAKASFWEELRTEKYLELDYEIVNKQGDTIVITSVVNYIRFGKEEFACSISRDITAKRQEEKRQRLIEFTVDQTEEMIIWGKPDGSIYSVNQAFTDQTGYTSADAKKILTSDLYDTSNPAQQVSWEELRSTKVIVRETLLRRKENDGLPVRMKINYLNYEGEELACIYLYDISTEVEKERLLRLSKVALDTAVDCILWLDEDLQIQYANETLRKVLPERLVKNIIGLPLAKVLPTVDLNLIAPGGTQDFTLQKADGSEIQMNLTVAQLKHDGHNYFVLTARDFSIHAQEREELESAYTEIEFMRDRLRDENLTLRQENDTKYNVNNIITVSKKYQKILTQVGQVADVNTTVLITGETGTGKELLARAVHQLSAREDFPLIKVNCAALPESLIESELFGHEKGAFTGAINRKKGRFEMADRGTIFLDEIGELPLDLQSKLLRVLQEDEFTRVGGEETIKVDVRLIAATNRDLQQMVREGKFREDLYYRLNVFPIHNLPLRDRPDDIPVLIEYFTQKYAKRQGKTIRKIGSAGIKRLQNYSFPGNIRELENIIERSVVLCQSDTLSIEFIRPRKAVASGGEVFLSFEEMQRKYIIDALKMTGGRITGPQGAGVLLDLNDRTLLSKIRKLKIEKKEYLV, encoded by the coding sequence TTGAGTTCTTCGCCTTATCCGGTATCCTTTTTTACCAACCTGTTCTCCGGGTTGCGGCTACCCGCTTTGCTGGTCGGGCAGAACAGTAAGGTGTTGACCCTGAACGAGGCCGCTGCCGACCTTTTCATCATGCCCTCCGAGGAAGTTGTGGGTCAGCGATGGGCCGGTTTGGATGCCAACGCAACCCTCAAACGGTGGCGGACGCTACTGAACGGCTTACAGATTGGAAACTCCCACGCTTACGATACTGAGTTGGAGACCGGTAGAGATTACTTACGGCCGGTTAGCGTCACGATCAGTAAGATTACTGATGCCAATACGTTGATCACCTTGCGCGATCTCATTATCCCTGAACTACGACGTGGCGAACGAAGGATGCTGGAGAGGGAGTCCGGGATTGGGAGTTGGACCTACCACCGGGTAGATCGGTCCATCACCGCTTCTGCTACTTGCCGTGCGCTGCTAGGGCTGCCCGAGGGTAATTTGGCCGGCGAATCAATTGGCGAACTTTTGCAGGATAAGATGGCTACGGAAGACTTCTTGCGTCTAGCCGAAATCGCTTCCGCCCTGCTGAAATCGCCCGGCCAACAATCGGCCGAATTCGTCGTAGAGTCTTCCTCACAAACGCACTTACTTGCCTTCACTTGCGAATCCGTTGGCAACGAGTTTAACGTTAATCATCTCTTCGGGACGGTTCGTAAAAGCGAAGTCACTAACCCAAAAGGAGAAATTGGCCAGGATAAATTTGCGGAACTGGCTGCCTTTAGTCTCCAACGCGCTAAAGATCTCATTTTCTGGACGAGGCCCGACGGTTCGGTGCGGTACGCAAACTCAGCCGTGGAACGGGTACTGGGTTACTCGCCCCAAGAAGTTTCAACTCTCCTAGTGCGCGACTTCGCGCCACGATTCACGGAAGAGGCCAAAGCCTCGTTCTGGGAGGAGCTGCGTACCGAAAAGTACCTGGAACTAGATTACGAGATCGTTAATAAGCAGGGAGATACAATAGTAATCACCTCCGTCGTCAACTACATCCGTTTTGGAAAGGAAGAGTTCGCGTGCAGTATCAGCCGTGACATTACCGCGAAGCGGCAAGAAGAAAAACGACAACGACTGATCGAATTCACCGTAGACCAAACGGAGGAGATGATCATTTGGGGGAAGCCAGACGGAAGCATATATTCAGTCAACCAGGCCTTCACGGACCAGACGGGCTACACAAGTGCTGATGCCAAGAAGATCCTCACCAGCGACCTGTACGACACCAGCAACCCCGCCCAGCAGGTATCGTGGGAGGAGTTGCGTTCAACCAAGGTGATCGTCCGCGAAACCCTACTGCGTAGAAAAGAGAATGACGGCCTGCCCGTCCGGATGAAGATCAACTATCTCAACTATGAAGGGGAGGAGTTGGCCTGTATCTACCTGTACGATATTAGTACGGAGGTCGAGAAGGAACGCTTGTTGCGCCTCTCCAAAGTAGCCCTCGATACGGCTGTCGACTGCATTTTATGGTTAGACGAAGATCTTCAGATACAATACGCCAACGAGACACTGCGCAAAGTCCTACCAGAACGGCTAGTAAAAAACATCATTGGGCTTCCCCTAGCCAAAGTGCTCCCTACGGTTGATCTCAACCTGATTGCACCAGGTGGCACACAAGATTTTACCTTACAAAAAGCCGATGGCTCGGAGATACAAATGAACCTTACCGTCGCCCAATTGAAGCACGACGGGCATAACTATTTTGTGCTGACGGCGAGGGATTTCTCCATCCACGCTCAGGAAAGAGAAGAACTGGAGTCCGCCTACACCGAGATCGAATTTATGCGTGACCGGCTTCGTGATGAAAACCTGACCCTGCGCCAGGAGAACGACACGAAGTACAACGTCAACAACATCATTACCGTCAGTAAAAAGTACCAGAAAATACTCACGCAGGTGGGGCAGGTAGCTGACGTCAACACGACCGTGCTCATTACGGGTGAGACGGGTACGGGTAAGGAGTTACTGGCGCGGGCCGTCCATCAGTTGAGTGCCAGGGAGGACTTCCCCCTCATCAAGGTAAACTGCGCAGCCCTTCCGGAAAGCTTGATTGAAAGTGAACTCTTCGGCCACGAGAAGGGCGCCTTCACCGGTGCGATCAACCGTAAGAAAGGTCGCTTCGAAATGGCCGACCGGGGTACAATCTTTCTCGATGAGATTGGCGAATTGCCCCTCGACCTGCAGTCCAAACTGCTGCGCGTACTACAGGAGGACGAGTTTACGCGGGTAGGAGGTGAGGAAACTATTAAGGTAGATGTCCGCCTAATTGCAGCTACGAACCGGGACCTCCAGCAAATGGTCCGGGAAGGAAAATTCCGGGAGGATCTGTACTACCGCCTGAATGTATTCCCAATTCACAACCTCCCGCTGAGGGACCGGCCGGACGACATCCCAGTGCTCATCGAATATTTCACGCAGAAGTACGCCAAGCGCCAGGGGAAAACCATCAGGAAGATCGGCTCTGCGGGAATCAAGCGCCTACAGAACTATTCCTTCCCGGGAAACATCCGCGAGTTAGAGAACATCATCGAGCGGTCGGTGGTGCTTTGCCAGTCGGATACCCTCTCCATTGAGTTCATTCGCCCACGTAAGGCCGTAGCAAGTGGGGGAGAGGTCTTCCTGAGTTTTGAGGAGATGCAGAGGAAATACATCATCGATGCCCTAAAGATGACGGGCGGCAGAATTACTGGTCCGCAAGGAGCAGGGGTATTACTCGACTTGAATGATCGCACGCTATTGAGCAAAATCCGCAAGCTGAAAATCGAGAAGAAGGAGTACCTGGTTTAA
- the metH gene encoding methionine synthase, which produces MHRLSIEELFNEKILVLDGAMGSLIQGYGLTEADYRKGYFEDHPSDLKGNHDLLVLTRPDIIQEIHEQYLEAGADLLETNTFSGTTIAQEDYGTEGIVYEMNVAAAKVARAAADKYTAANPKKPRFVAGAVGPTNRTLSISPDVNDPGYRAITFTELAEAYTTQIQGLADGGVDLILIETIFDTLNAKAALFALETVRQRIDRPLPVMISGTITDASGRTLSGQTVEAFYISVAHAKPLCVGLNCALGAQEMRVHLAALSKVAECNVHAYPNAGLPNEMGEYDQDAEEMQTYIRDFAGSGFVNLIGGCCGTTPAHIAAMARAVEGLPPRKIPTLPGYSTYSGLEPLVVRPETNFINVGERTNVTGSRKFSRLIMNGLYDEALDVARHQVEGGAQVIDVNMDEGLLDSKAAMVTFLNLLMAEPDIAKLPIMIDSSKWEVIEAGLQCVQGKCIVNSISMKEGEEEFLRQARLVKAYGAAAIVMAFDETGQADTEERKVEICTRAYNLLIDQADFPPQDIIFDPNIFAVATGIEEHNNYGVDFIEATRRIKENCPGAKISGGVSNVSFSFRGNNVVREAMHSAFLYHAIGAGMDMGIVNAGMIEVYQDIPDDLLTSVEDVILNRRPDATERLTDLAESLKNVGGRTVVKDLAWRESTVEQRLQHSLVRGITEFITEDTEEARLKYPRPLHVIEGPLMDGMNVVGDLFGSGKMFLPQVVKSARVMKQAVAYLNPFIEQEKIDLAEAGGEKAEETTGRQYKGKILLATVKGDVHDIGKNIVGVVLACNNYEIIDLGVMVPANKILDEAQRHDVDIIGLSGLITPSLDEMVNVAAEMERRGMTTPLLIGGATTSKTHTALKVEPAYTKGPTVHVLDASRAVTVAGNLLDGEEADRTAYRESITAEYVRVRDHRAKQQRGKKAIPIATARENHLKIDWSAYTPPVPSFTGTKVFENYDLAELEAYIDWTPFFSSWGLAGKFPAILTDEVVGKEATQLYEEARAMLRQLIDEKWIGARGVIGFFPATADPLTDTIKVHDPGALPQVQCKLYHIRQQSKKAAGRPNQSLTDYLATEESGKTDYLGAFAVTAGIGIEPHIKRFEEAGDDYNAIMLKALADRLAEAFAERMHQRVRMEFWGYAPDEAVTNEQLIAEEYQGIRPAPGYPACPEHTEKTKLWELLDVEANTGIELTESMAMYPASSVSGWYLSHPDAKYFTVRGIQDDQVAEYQAKKGWDDATTARWLDPIR; this is translated from the coding sequence ATGCACCGGCTATCCATCGAGGAACTCTTCAACGAAAAAATACTCGTCCTGGACGGCGCAATGGGTAGCCTCATTCAGGGCTACGGGCTCACCGAAGCGGATTACCGTAAGGGCTATTTTGAAGACCACCCCAGCGACCTGAAGGGCAACCACGATCTCCTCGTCCTGACGCGGCCCGATATCATTCAGGAAATCCACGAACAGTACCTGGAAGCGGGCGCTGACCTACTGGAAACCAATACCTTCAGCGGCACTACCATCGCCCAGGAAGACTACGGCACGGAAGGGATCGTCTACGAGATGAATGTCGCCGCCGCCAAAGTTGCTCGCGCCGCTGCCGACAAGTACACCGCCGCCAACCCTAAAAAACCGCGCTTCGTAGCCGGTGCCGTCGGGCCTACCAACCGTACGCTGAGCATTAGCCCTGACGTCAATGACCCCGGTTACCGGGCCATCACCTTTACCGAGTTGGCGGAAGCCTACACTACGCAAATCCAAGGCTTGGCGGATGGAGGCGTGGACCTCATCCTCATTGAAACCATCTTCGACACGCTCAACGCTAAGGCCGCCCTATTCGCCTTAGAAACCGTGCGCCAACGGATTGATCGACCTCTACCGGTTATGATCTCCGGCACGATTACGGACGCCTCCGGCCGAACGCTTTCCGGGCAAACCGTCGAAGCCTTTTACATTTCCGTAGCGCACGCTAAACCACTTTGCGTGGGCCTCAACTGTGCCCTTGGTGCTCAGGAAATGCGGGTCCACTTAGCAGCTTTATCAAAAGTAGCCGAATGCAACGTTCACGCCTACCCTAACGCTGGGCTCCCCAATGAAATGGGAGAATACGACCAGGATGCTGAGGAAATGCAGACTTACATCCGCGACTTTGCTGGGAGCGGGTTTGTGAACCTCATTGGAGGTTGCTGCGGTACCACACCCGCCCACATTGCGGCGATGGCGAGAGCCGTGGAAGGTTTGCCCCCGCGGAAAATACCTACGCTCCCAGGCTACTCCACCTATTCCGGGTTGGAGCCGCTCGTCGTCAGGCCCGAAACCAATTTCATCAACGTTGGGGAACGCACCAACGTGACCGGGTCTCGAAAATTCAGCCGGCTGATTATGAACGGTCTTTACGATGAGGCCCTCGACGTCGCCCGCCACCAGGTTGAAGGCGGCGCTCAGGTAATCGACGTAAATATGGACGAGGGGCTCCTCGACTCCAAGGCGGCCATGGTCACTTTCCTGAACCTGCTCATGGCCGAGCCCGACATCGCCAAACTGCCGATCATGATCGACTCCTCCAAGTGGGAAGTCATCGAAGCTGGCCTGCAGTGCGTACAGGGCAAGTGTATCGTCAACTCCATTTCGATGAAAGAGGGCGAGGAGGAATTTCTCCGCCAGGCCCGCCTCGTAAAGGCGTACGGCGCAGCGGCCATCGTGATGGCTTTCGACGAAACTGGCCAGGCGGACACCGAAGAACGCAAGGTTGAGATCTGCACCCGCGCCTACAATCTGCTCATAGATCAGGCAGACTTCCCACCCCAGGACATCATCTTCGACCCCAACATCTTCGCCGTAGCTACCGGCATTGAGGAGCACAACAACTACGGGGTTGACTTCATTGAAGCCACCCGCCGCATCAAAGAGAACTGCCCCGGGGCGAAGATCAGTGGTGGGGTTTCCAACGTCAGCTTTTCTTTTCGGGGGAACAACGTCGTCCGCGAAGCCATGCACTCGGCATTCCTGTATCACGCGATTGGAGCGGGGATGGATATGGGCATCGTCAACGCTGGTATGATCGAGGTTTACCAGGATATACCCGACGACCTACTCACCTCCGTCGAAGACGTCATCCTTAACCGCCGCCCGGACGCTACGGAGCGTTTGACCGACCTCGCCGAAAGCCTCAAAAACGTCGGCGGCCGTACCGTCGTCAAAGATCTCGCGTGGCGGGAAAGCACCGTCGAGCAGCGTCTCCAACACAGTCTCGTCCGGGGCATTACGGAATTCATTACCGAAGATACCGAGGAGGCCCGCCTGAAGTACCCCCGCCCCCTCCACGTCATCGAAGGGCCCCTGATGGATGGGATGAACGTCGTTGGCGACCTTTTTGGATCCGGCAAAATGTTCCTCCCCCAAGTCGTCAAATCCGCCCGGGTGATGAAGCAGGCGGTGGCCTATTTGAACCCGTTTATTGAGCAGGAGAAAATCGACCTCGCTGAAGCCGGTGGAGAAAAAGCAGAGGAGACCACCGGCCGCCAGTACAAAGGCAAAATCCTTCTAGCCACCGTCAAAGGTGACGTGCACGATATCGGCAAGAACATCGTCGGCGTCGTCCTGGCTTGTAATAACTATGAGATCATCGATCTCGGGGTCATGGTGCCCGCCAACAAGATCCTCGACGAGGCGCAGCGGCACGACGTTGACATCATTGGACTATCCGGCCTCATTACGCCATCGCTCGATGAGATGGTCAACGTGGCGGCGGAGATGGAGCGGCGGGGTATGACTACACCCCTACTGATTGGTGGTGCAACCACTAGTAAAACCCACACCGCCCTCAAGGTGGAACCGGCTTACACCAAAGGGCCGACTGTCCACGTGCTAGACGCAAGCCGGGCGGTTACCGTTGCGGGTAACCTACTGGATGGCGAAGAGGCGGACCGAACTGCCTACCGGGAGAGCATCACGGCGGAGTACGTGCGCGTACGCGACCACCGGGCGAAGCAGCAACGGGGCAAGAAAGCCATCCCGATTGCCACGGCCCGGGAAAACCACCTCAAAATTGACTGGTCCGCCTACACCCCACCCGTCCCGTCTTTCACGGGCACCAAGGTATTCGAGAACTACGATCTTGCGGAGTTGGAGGCTTACATTGACTGGACGCCCTTCTTCTCCAGTTGGGGCCTGGCGGGCAAATTCCCCGCAATCCTCACTGACGAAGTCGTTGGCAAAGAGGCGACCCAACTTTACGAAGAGGCGCGGGCGATGCTCCGGCAGCTCATCGACGAAAAGTGGATCGGGGCACGGGGCGTCATCGGCTTCTTCCCGGCTACTGCGGACCCACTGACGGATACCATCAAAGTGCACGATCCGGGGGCGCTGCCGCAGGTGCAATGTAAGTTGTACCACATCCGCCAACAAAGTAAGAAGGCCGCGGGAAGACCCAACCAATCACTTACGGACTATCTCGCCACGGAAGAAAGCGGGAAGACGGACTACCTCGGCGCCTTCGCCGTTACGGCCGGCATCGGGATCGAACCCCACATCAAACGCTTTGAGGAAGCGGGTGACGACTACAACGCCATTATGCTCAAGGCGCTCGCAGATCGTTTAGCGGAAGCTTTTGCCGAACGGATGCACCAACGCGTCCGGATGGAGTTCTGGGGCTACGCGCCGGACGAAGCCGTCACCAACGAACAATTGATCGCCGAAGAGTATCAGGGGATTCGCCCCGCCCCCGGCTACCCCGCTTGCCCGGAGCATACGGAAAAGACCAAACTCTGGGAACTGCTCGACGTAGAAGCCAACACCGGAATTGAACTCACGGAATCGATGGCCATGTACCCCGCTTCCAGCGTTAGCGGTTGGTATCTCAGCCATCCGGATGCCAAGTACTTTACGGTCCGGGGCATTCAGGATGACCAGGTAGCGGAGTACCAAGCCAAGAAAGGATGGGACGATGCGACCACCGCCCGCTGGCTCGACCCTATCCGATAA
- a CDS encoding GIY-YIG nuclease family protein — translation MSWVYIIQSETDGKYYVGYTKDLATRVKTHNEGGSNWTKAKGPWVLRYSEEFEDHTEARKREIRLKKAKSHKYLSWLIENGPGIKHN, via the coding sequence ATGAGTTGGGTGTATATTATTCAAAGCGAGACTGACGGAAAATATTATGTCGGCTACACTAAGGACTTAGCTACACGTGTAAAAACGCATAATGAAGGAGGATCAAATTGGACCAAAGCTAAAGGACCATGGGTGCTGAGATATTCTGAAGAATTTGAAGACCATACCGAAGCGCGGAAGAGAGAAATTAGACTAAAGAAAGCAAAGAGTCATAAATACCTATCATGGCTTATCGAGAACGGCCCAGGCATAAAGCACAATTAG
- a CDS encoding energy transducer TonB, with product MPTFGKDCWEMSGADRKVCSDKALMTFIYGHISYPAPARENGIEGKVVLSFVVETDGSISDIKTLRGVGGGCTEMAISALEAINNEKAYFRPGIQNEARVRVRFTMPIQFELN from the coding sequence ATGCCCACCTTCGGTAAAGATTGCTGGGAGATGAGTGGAGCGGATCGCAAGGTGTGTTCCGACAAAGCCCTGATGACCTTCATTTACGGGCACATCAGTTACCCCGCCCCGGCGCGAGAAAACGGGATCGAAGGTAAAGTGGTGCTCTCCTTCGTCGTGGAAACCGACGGAAGCATCAGCGACATCAAAACCCTGCGCGGGGTAGGAGGCGGTTGTACGGAGATGGCCATCTCTGCGCTGGAAGCCATCAACAATGAAAAGGCCTACTTCCGGCCCGGGATCCAGAACGAAGCCAGGGTAAGGGTGCGCTTCACGATGCCCATCCAGTTTGAACTGAATTAG
- a CDS encoding NADPH-dependent FMN reductase — MKLLVSGSPHLESSNSRFLAAIGQLSGTGEYLPATYLAELPVFQPALDHAPWPANVLRWREDVASAEAIFICTPAYLHNIPGVLKNALDWLASSGEMSGKSVVAMTLTPNAPRGEKAMQSLLWSLSALDARVVAAAPFYRDDVRTDSESQFTNPATAEMLQALLEMLP, encoded by the coding sequence ATGAAATTGCTCGTTTCCGGTAGCCCCCACCTCGAAAGTTCCAATAGTCGCTTTCTCGCCGCCATTGGTCAGCTAAGCGGGACCGGTGAGTACCTACCGGCTACTTACCTGGCGGAACTGCCCGTCTTCCAACCAGCGTTGGACCACGCACCCTGGCCGGCAAACGTACTGCGGTGGCGAGAGGACGTCGCAAGCGCCGAAGCTATTTTCATCTGTACGCCGGCCTACCTACACAACATCCCCGGCGTCCTTAAAAATGCGTTGGATTGGCTAGCCTCTAGTGGGGAGATGTCCGGCAAATCGGTCGTAGCTATGACGCTGACGCCAAACGCGCCGCGTGGGGAGAAAGCGATGCAGTCACTCCTCTGGTCACTATCAGCGCTGGATGCCCGGGTGGTGGCCGCCGCGCCCTTTTACCGCGATGACGTCAGGACGGACAGCGAAAGCCAATTCACGAACCCGGCAACGGCCGAAATGCTTCAGGCGCTGTTGGAAATGCTCCCGTAG